Proteins encoded in a region of the Anopheles aquasalis chromosome 2, idAnoAquaMG_Q_19, whole genome shotgun sequence genome:
- the LOC126569156 gene encoding spore germination protein 270-11-like — protein MASYRCFTLMTVAVMLSVVVLSEALTIQELRQQIIKQRFAERFGTTTTAAATTTTAAATTTTAAATTTTTADTTTTEEATTAAAATTTTEAATTDSATTTEAESSTTTTDAATTTEASLVDQYRDQVRQEAIQKALEKALARA, from the exons ATGGCGTCGTACAGGTGCTTCACTTTAATGACTGTGGCCGTTATGCTGAGTGTG GTTGTCCTCTCCGAAGCGCTCACTATCCAGGAGTTGAGGCaacaaatcattaaacaaCGTTTTGCCGAACGGTTCGGGACAACCACGACAGCGGCggcaacgaccacgacggcggcggcaacgaccacgacggcggcagcaacgacgacgactacagCCGATACAACAACGACAGAAGAAGCCActacagcggcagcagctacCACAACAACCGAGGCAGCCACTACAGattctgcaacaacaaccgaagcAGAGAGctcaacaacgacaacagatGCCGCCACAACAACCGAGGCCAGTCTGGTGGACCAGTACCGGGATCAGGTACGCCAGGAAGCGATACAGAAAGCTCTCGAGAAGGCGCTGGCGCGCGCTTAA